The genome window AGGCTTCACGCCTAAATTTCCGATTCCATTATACCAGATTCCGTCAATCTTAACACTGTCAATATACACGCCCTTTGGTGGAAGGAGCTTCTCCTTCGCCGGGTGTACGTTGATGGTCGGAAATCCCAGTCTCCGCCCAAGCTGTTTTCCATATTCCACAGTCCCGTTCACTGTATAGGGATACCCCAAAAGGTGCCGGACCGTCTCCATATTTCCTTTTCTCAATTCTTCTTTTATATAGGTACTGCTGATTTCCCTTAAGCCGTACATTTCCTTTTCTTCCACAAAAAGCTCGTATCCATACTGCTTTGCATACTTCGCCAGCATCTTTGCATCTCCGCGTTTATTGTGGCCGAACCGGAAATCCGTTCCCACCACCACGTATTTCGCATGAAAAATGCCACACAATACCTCTTCGATAAACCTCTCTGCTTCCATACTGCTGATTTCTTCCGTAAAAGGGCATTCCAGCAGCACATCCACCTGACCCTCCAGGCGTCTTCTACGCTCCTCATTGCTCATGATCCCTTCTCTGGGAAGCTCAAGTTTTTCAAAAAGCGGAAGCATGTCAAATGCAAACACCACCGAGCGTACATGATACTTTGCTTTCAATCTCTGTACCTGACGGATCAGTTTCTGATGTCCGCGATGCAGACCGTCGAACTTTCCGAGCGTGACCGCCGTCTCGCCCGAACTACAGTACGACTCCAATCCTCTGATATATTCCATCTTGTTTCCTCTTTATACTTTGTGAAATGGCCGAATGGCCATACGGGATACCCTTGGGTATACCTTGTTAAACGGCCGAATGGCCATACGGGGTGCCCTTGGGTAAGCCGTTTGGTGCAGCCTCTTTACATTCCTGTAAATCTACTTGCACCTTATGATTCTATTCTGTCAAAAAACATGCGTACAATTTTGAAATCCTTCTCTTTGCTCCGATAGGCATATACCGCAATAAAATACCGGTTCTCATCATACACTCTGACTTTTTCTCCCTCCTCAAACTCTTTGAGGGAGCCAAGCCATAGAATATCCGAAAGGCCGAACAGTCCACCATTTCGAACCGTCCTGTCCGCCTCCGGTTTCAGGTACACCTGCTCATACCCCGGGAACATGGCATCGACAGCTATCATGTGTTCTTCCAGCTTTCCCTCCCGGAAATACTGTTCTGCCACCGAAAGACGCATACTCTCCGCGATCTTAAATCTCTCAACCTGTGTCCTTCTAAGCTTCTCCATACACCCAAAACAGCCCAATGCTCTTCCAATGTCATGACAGAGTGTCCGGATATAGGTTCCCTTCGAGCACTGCACCTCCATACGCACTCTGGGGAGGGCCATTTCCAGGATCTTAATCCGGTAAATGGTCACATGCCTTGGCTTTCTCTCCACTTCTTTTCCATCGCGCGCAAGCTCATACAGCTTTTTCCCGTTTACCTTGAGCGCGGAAAACATGGGCGGAATCTGATCATATCCGCCTTCAAAAGACCGGATCACTTCTCTTACCTGCTCTTCACTAAGGTTCTTCGTATCCCCTTCTCGTAGCACTTTTCCGGTAATATCCTGTGTATCCGTCTCTTTTCCCAGAAGAAGCACCGTCTCATAGGTCTTATCCTTATCGGTAAGCATATCGCAGAGCCGTGTCGCCTTCCCCAGACACACCGGAAGGACTCCTTCCGCCTCAGGGTCCAGCGTTCCGGTGTGGCCGATCTTCTTCTGACGGGTGATCCCACGCAGCTTTGCGACCACATCGTGGGACGTGTACCCACGCTCTTTATAAATATTCAACACACCGTTTAGCATCCAACCCCCGCTTTCTCATCCGGCTTATTTCTCACTTTGTTCCCCGGCATCCGCCTTAAACTGAAGCTCGATCTGACGGGACAAATTATTGACTACGTCATGCATCGTTCCTGTCATGGTAAAGCCTGCTGCGCGCACATGACCGCCGCCGCCGAAATACTGGGCAATCCGGCTCACGTCAACTTCCTCGCTGGACCGCAGGCTCACTTTAAACGTTCCCGGCTTCAATTCATACATGAAAATAGCCACATCGACGCCCTTCGTAAGCTTTAGCTGACTCACGATTCCGTCCAGATGCTTCGGCGCGACCTGATAAAAATCCATCACCTTTTTCGTAATGGAAGATACGATGCATCTTCCGTCCATGAACAGAAAACTCTCCAAAAGCGCGCGCCCTAAAATATGGTTCTGGGCATAGGTCTTCTCATCAAACGTCCGGGTTATGATTCCCGTGTGATCCACGCCCTTTTCCATCAGCTTCGCCGCGATACGCATAGTAGAAGGATGCGTGCAGGAATACCGGAATACCCCTGTATCGTGTACGATTCCCGTATAAAGACACTCCGCAGTCTCCCTCGATATCTTCTCATCCTCCAAAAGCTCATAAAGCACTTCACAGGTAGAGCTTGCTTCCGGATGGATCACATTCACATCTGCCGTGGCCTGATTGCTGATATGGTGATCCACGCATGCGGTACGCTTTGCCCCCCGGCAAAGCGGCCCGGAAAATCCAAGCCGCCCTTCATCCCCGCAATCCAGAAGCACAAAGAGATCATAGCTTTGCTCCTCAGAAATCTCATGCCTGATCTCTTCGCTGCCCTTCATGAATAGAAAGGTGTTCGGGATATCTTCCAGATAAACATGCACTTCCTTCTGCGGGTAATTCTCACGCACATATCGAAACAGGCCCATACACGAACCTGCACAGTCCCCATCCGGCCGCACATGTCCGCCGATTGCAATCCTGTCTGCCTTTTGAATCTCTTCCATCAAGATATTATTCATTCTTCTTCATCCTCTTTTTTTAGATTTCTGGTCACATCATCGATTTTTTTCGACATCTGCACACCGTACTCTATGGACTCATCCATGATAAATCTGATCTCCGGCGTATTTCTCATATTGAGTCCCCGCGCCAGTTCTCTGCGCACATAACCTTCCGCGCTCTGCAGCCCCTTGATCGTGTCGCTTTTAGCCTTTTCGTCCCCCAGCACACTGATATATACCTTACAGGTCTTAAGGT of Roseburia hominis contains these proteins:
- a CDS encoding bifunctional riboflavin kinase/FAD synthetase, whose amino-acid sequence is MEYIRGLESYCSSGETAVTLGKFDGLHRGHQKLIRQVQRLKAKYHVRSVVFAFDMLPLFEKLELPREGIMSNEERRRRLEGQVDVLLECPFTEEISSMEAERFIEEVLCGIFHAKYVVVGTDFRFGHNKRGDAKMLAKYAKQYGYELFVEEKEMYGLREISSTYIKEELRKGNMETVRHLLGYPYTVNGTVEYGKQLGRRLGFPTINVHPAKEKLLPPKGVYIDSVKIDGIWYNGIGNLGVKPTVTEERRLLIESYLFDYEGNAYGKDVEIQLFEFRRPEQKFDSVECMKAQIDSDIAFGKEYFRYKRRGEE
- the truB gene encoding tRNA pseudouridine(55) synthase TruB; this translates as MLNGVLNIYKERGYTSHDVVAKLRGITRQKKIGHTGTLDPEAEGVLPVCLGKATRLCDMLTDKDKTYETVLLLGKETDTQDITGKVLREGDTKNLSEEQVREVIRSFEGGYDQIPPMFSALKVNGKKLYELARDGKEVERKPRHVTIYRIKILEMALPRVRMEVQCSKGTYIRTLCHDIGRALGCFGCMEKLRRTQVERFKIAESMRLSVAEQYFREGKLEEHMIAVDAMFPGYEQVYLKPEADRTVRNGGLFGLSDILWLGSLKEFEEGEKVRVYDENRYFIAVYAYRSKEKDFKIVRMFFDRIES
- a CDS encoding bifunctional oligoribonuclease/PAP phosphatase NrnA, which produces MNNILMEEIQKADRIAIGGHVRPDGDCAGSCMGLFRYVRENYPQKEVHVYLEDIPNTFLFMKGSEEIRHEISEEQSYDLFVLLDCGDEGRLGFSGPLCRGAKRTACVDHHISNQATADVNVIHPEASSTCEVLYELLEDEKISRETAECLYTGIVHDTGVFRYSCTHPSTMRIAAKLMEKGVDHTGIITRTFDEKTYAQNHILGRALLESFLFMDGRCIVSSITKKVMDFYQVAPKHLDGIVSQLKLTKGVDVAIFMYELKPGTFKVSLRSSEEVDVSRIAQYFGGGGHVRAAGFTMTGTMHDVVNNLSRQIELQFKADAGEQSEK
- the rbfA gene encoding 30S ribosome-binding factor RbfA — encoded protein: MRKNSIKNTRVNTEVQRELSNILRGGIKDPRIAPMTSVVAVEVAPDLKTCKVYISVLGDEKAKSDTIKGLQSAEGYVRRELARGLNMRNTPEIRFIMDESIEYGVQMSKKIDDVTRNLKKEDEEE